Proteins encoded together in one Sinorhizobium meliloti window:
- a CDS encoding inorganic phosphate transporter: MDATLAFPLLVGLIAVALFFDFLNGLHDAANSIATIVSTRVLRPQYAVFWAAFFNFIAFLFFGLHVAETLGTGIIDPGIVTPQVIFAALMGAITWNIVTWVFGIPSSSSHALIGGLVGAGLAKTGFSSIVWQGLLKTAGAIVMSPGIGFVLALLLILIVSWVFVRQTPFAVDSTFRVLQFVSASLYSLGHGGNDAQKTMGIIAVLLFSQGYLGSEFYVPFWVVITCQAAIALGTLFGGWRIVHTMGSKITKLNPMQGFCAETGGAITLFAATWLGIPVSTTHTITGAIIGVGAARRVSAVRWGLAGNIVVAWVITMPAAALISALCYFAVDLIA, translated from the coding sequence ATGGATGCGACGCTCGCCTTCCCGCTGCTCGTGGGGCTCATTGCCGTCGCGCTTTTCTTCGACTTCCTCAACGGGCTGCACGATGCGGCCAATTCGATCGCGACCATCGTTTCGACCCGCGTGCTCCGGCCGCAATATGCGGTTTTCTGGGCGGCGTTCTTCAACTTCATCGCCTTCCTCTTCTTCGGACTGCACGTCGCCGAAACGCTCGGAACGGGCATCATCGATCCGGGTATCGTCACGCCGCAGGTGATCTTCGCGGCGCTGATGGGCGCAATCACCTGGAACATCGTCACCTGGGTCTTCGGCATCCCGTCGAGTTCCTCGCACGCGCTCATCGGCGGCCTCGTCGGTGCCGGGCTGGCCAAGACCGGTTTCAGCTCGATCGTCTGGCAAGGACTGCTGAAGACCGCCGGCGCCATCGTCATGTCGCCGGGCATCGGCTTCGTTCTGGCACTGCTGTTGATCCTGATCGTCTCCTGGGTTTTCGTTCGCCAGACGCCCTTCGCCGTCGACAGCACCTTCCGGGTGCTGCAATTCGTTTCGGCTTCCCTCTATTCGCTCGGCCATGGCGGCAACGATGCGCAGAAGACCATGGGCATCATTGCCGTGCTTCTCTTCTCGCAGGGCTATCTCGGCTCGGAATTCTACGTGCCCTTCTGGGTGGTCATCACCTGCCAGGCGGCGATCGCGCTCGGCACGCTCTTCGGCGGTTGGAGGATCGTCCACACGATGGGCTCGAAGATCACCAAGCTCAACCCGATGCAGGGCTTCTGCGCCGAGACGGGCGGCGCCATCACGCTGTTCGCGGCGACCTGGCTCGGCATTCCGGTTTCGACCACCCACACGATCACCGGCGCGATCATCGGCGTCGGCGCGGCGAGGCGGGTGTCGGCGGTGCGGTGGGGGCTCGCCGGCAACATCGTCGTCGCGTGGGTGATCACCATGCCGGCGGCAGCGTTGATCTCGGCGCTCTGCTATTTCGCCGTGGACCTCATCGCCTGA
- a CDS encoding DUF47 domain-containing protein, producing MLGLFRKLLPREDRFFDLFADHSRTVMGAAEALNALLAGGPDIESHCDRIVALENEADEITREVLLAVRRSFITPFDRGDIKDLIQSMDDAIDMMHKTVKTIRLYEQKSFDPGMQAMGAAVVEAAHLVAEAIPLLSRIGANAHRLGAIAEEVTHVEDRSDQLHEQGLKDLFQRHGASNPMAYIIGSEIYGELEKVVDRFEDVANEISGIVIENV from the coding sequence ATGCTCGGCCTGTTTCGCAAGCTCCTCCCCCGGGAAGACCGTTTCTTCGACCTCTTCGCCGACCATTCGCGCACCGTCATGGGTGCGGCGGAGGCGCTGAACGCGCTGCTTGCCGGCGGCCCCGACATCGAAAGCCATTGCGACCGCATCGTCGCGCTCGAGAACGAGGCCGACGAGATCACCCGCGAGGTTCTGCTGGCCGTCCGCCGCAGCTTCATCACCCCCTTCGACCGCGGCGACATCAAGGATCTCATCCAGTCGATGGACGATGCGATCGACATGATGCACAAGACGGTGAAAACGATCCGGCTCTACGAACAGAAGAGCTTCGACCCCGGCATGCAGGCCATGGGCGCGGCGGTCGTCGAGGCCGCCCATCTGGTCGCCGAGGCCATTCCGCTCCTCAGTCGCATCGGCGCCAATGCCCACCGCCTCGGCGCCATCGCCGAGGAGGTGACGCATGTCGAGGATAGGTCCGACCAGCTCCACGAGCAGGGCCTGAAGGATCTCTTCCAGCGCCACGGCGCTTCCAACCCCATGGCCTATATCATCGGCAGCGAGATCTACGGCGAACTGGAAAAGGTCGTCGACCGCTTCGAGGACGTGGCGAACGAAATCAGCGGCATCGTGATCGAGAACGTCTGA
- the recF gene encoding DNA replication/repair protein RecF (All proteins in this family for which functions are known are DNA-binding proteins that assist the filamentation of RecA onto DNA for the initiation of recombination or recombinational repair.) — protein MPHKVFLTRLKLSDFRNYATLALDLDQRHVVLTGENGAGKTNLMEAVSLLSPGRGLRRAAYADIARVGAADGFSIFAAVDGMEGSVEIGTGTQGAEEGQSRRLRLNGTAARTVDELTDHLRVLWLTPAMDGLFTGPSADRRRFLDRLVLSLDPGHGRRASEFERAMRSRNRLLSEFRPDPAWLSAIEREMAGLGISMALARQEMLGLLSALVERSRSDGTFPSASLSLAGFFDDCAGIPAFELEERYLAMLAEGRARDAAAGRTLDGPHRTDLLIRHREKDMEAERCSTGEQKALLVGLVLAHARLVGDMTGHAPVLLLDEIAAHLDRGRRAALFDLVDGLGGQAFMTGTDRAMFDALGERAQYLAVANGRVSG, from the coding sequence ATGCCCCACAAGGTCTTTCTCACACGTCTGAAACTGAGCGACTTCCGCAACTATGCAACGCTGGCGCTCGACCTCGACCAGCGCCATGTGGTGCTGACCGGCGAGAACGGCGCGGGCAAAACCAACCTGATGGAGGCGGTCTCCCTTCTTTCGCCCGGGCGCGGCTTGAGGCGCGCTGCCTATGCCGATATCGCCCGCGTCGGCGCCGCCGATGGTTTCTCGATCTTCGCCGCCGTCGACGGGATGGAAGGGTCGGTGGAGATCGGCACGGGGACTCAAGGGGCCGAGGAGGGGCAATCACGGCGCCTCAGACTCAACGGCACTGCGGCCCGCACGGTCGACGAACTCACCGATCACCTCCGGGTGCTCTGGCTCACGCCGGCGATGGATGGCCTCTTCACCGGCCCTTCCGCCGACCGCAGGCGCTTTCTCGACCGGCTGGTACTGTCGCTCGATCCGGGGCACGGCCGGCGCGCCAGCGAGTTCGAGCGCGCCATGCGCAGCCGCAACCGGCTACTCTCGGAATTCCGACCCGATCCCGCCTGGCTGTCGGCCATCGAGCGCGAAATGGCCGGGCTCGGCATCTCCATGGCGCTCGCCCGTCAGGAGATGCTCGGCCTGCTCTCGGCCCTCGTCGAGCGAAGCCGGAGCGATGGGACCTTTCCGTCCGCAAGCCTGTCGCTCGCCGGCTTTTTCGACGACTGTGCAGGTATTCCCGCCTTTGAACTCGAAGAGCGTTATCTGGCAATGCTCGCCGAAGGCCGTGCCCGCGATGCGGCCGCCGGCCGCACGCTCGACGGGCCGCACCGCACCGATCTTCTGATCCGCCACCGGGAAAAGGACATGGAGGCAGAGCGCTGTTCGACCGGCGAGCAGAAGGCGCTGCTCGTCGGTCTGGTTCTCGCGCATGCACGGCTCGTCGGGGATATGACCGGCCACGCCCCGGTGTTGCTGCTCGACGAAATCGCCGCCCATCTCGACCGGGGACGCCGTGCCGCCCTCTTCGATCTGGTCGATGGGCTCGGCGGCCAGGCCTTCATGACGGGCACCGACCGGGCGATGTTCGACGCCCTTGGCGAGCGGGCTCAATATCTGGCCGTTGCAAACGGCCGCGTTTCCGGGTGA
- a CDS encoding molybdopterin-synthase adenylyltransferase MoeB, translating to METHMTTDATLAPSEIARYARHIVLPEIGGPGQQKLKAARVLVIGAGGLGAPALQYLAAAGVGTLGVVDDDVVSLSNLQRQVIHATADIGRPKVESAAAAIDALNPHVKVMTHALRLDAENADALMRQYDLVVDGSDNFDTRYLAADTAAAAGVALVTGAVGRFDGSVTVLKPYETDAEGHPNPSYRDLFPEPPPPGTVPSCAEAGVLGALTGVIGTLQAMEAIKLVTGIGEPLVGRLLLYDALAARFDTIRYRRGTR from the coding sequence ATGGAGACGCATATGACGACCGATGCGACGCTCGCTCCTTCGGAGATTGCGCGCTACGCACGCCACATCGTGCTGCCGGAGATCGGCGGCCCGGGGCAGCAGAAACTCAAGGCCGCGCGCGTGCTCGTCATCGGCGCGGGCGGGCTCGGCGCGCCGGCTCTGCAATATCTCGCGGCCGCCGGTGTCGGCACGCTCGGGGTCGTCGACGATGACGTGGTCTCGTTGTCGAACCTGCAGCGTCAGGTGATCCACGCCACCGCCGATATCGGGCGGCCGAAGGTCGAGAGCGCCGCCGCGGCGATCGACGCCCTCAATCCGCATGTGAAGGTCATGACGCACGCGCTCAGGCTGGACGCCGAAAATGCAGATGCGCTCATGCGCCAATACGATCTCGTCGTCGACGGGTCGGATAATTTCGATACGCGTTATCTCGCCGCCGATACGGCCGCGGCGGCAGGCGTGGCGCTCGTCACCGGTGCCGTCGGACGCTTCGACGGCTCGGTCACCGTGCTGAAGCCCTACGAGACCGATGCCGAGGGGCACCCGAACCCCTCCTACCGCGATCTCTTCCCGGAGCCGCCGCCGCCGGGCACCGTGCCGAGCTGCGCCGAAGCGGGCGTCCTGGGCGCGCTCACCGGCGTCATCGGCACGCTGCAGGCGATGGAAGCGATCAAGCTCGTCACCGGCATCGGCGAGCCGCTGGTCGGCCGTCTGCTGCTCTACGATGCGCTCGCCGCCCGGTTCGACACGATCCGCTATCGACGCGGCACGCGCTGA
- a CDS encoding GNAT family N-acetyltransferase, whose translation METVRIDASFDRYEELLSLIRASFAYMDGRIDPPSSAHALTAASLNRKARDEIAFAAVAGRDLLGCIFCKPEADCLYIGKLAVAPGFQGKGVGRMLIAAAEETARGLGLPALRLQTRIELTGNQAAFAALGFVETARTAHPGFTRPTSVDMRKVLS comes from the coding sequence ATGGAGACGGTTCGCATCGACGCCAGCTTCGATCGTTACGAGGAGTTGCTGTCGCTGATCCGTGCGTCCTTCGCCTATATGGACGGCCGCATCGATCCGCCCTCCTCGGCCCATGCCCTGACGGCGGCCTCCCTTAACCGGAAAGCAAGAGACGAGATCGCCTTCGCGGCCGTCGCCGGGCGTGACCTCCTGGGCTGCATCTTCTGTAAGCCGGAAGCGGACTGTCTCTATATCGGCAAACTCGCCGTCGCTCCCGGCTTCCAGGGAAAGGGAGTAGGGCGGATGCTCATCGCCGCCGCCGAGGAAACGGCGCGCGGTCTGGGCCTGCCTGCGCTGAGGCTTCAGACACGCATCGAACTCACCGGGAACCAGGCCGCTTTTGCGGCTTTGGGCTTCGTGGAGACGGCGCGAACCGCCCATCCAGGCTTCACCCGCCCGACCTCGGTCGATATGCGCAAAGTGCTCAGCTAG
- a CDS encoding TetR family transcriptional regulator: protein MRRTKADAEATRQKILCAAERMFYKKGVPNTTLEEVAKEAGVTRGAIYWHFANKTDLFLALYEAVPLPHEDMIAREIETEPFDTLAIVESATSDWLTTLAADEQRQRILAIMLRCDYDNDMSAVLVRQREIDERHDALLELAFARALERGQLQEHWAPPTAARALRWMMMGLCTEWLLFGRRFDLVAQGSEALQSLFAGFRRVPARGDTSPHLGAGAE from the coding sequence ATGCGCCGAACCAAGGCCGACGCCGAGGCTACACGACAGAAGATCCTGTGTGCCGCCGAGCGGATGTTCTACAAGAAGGGCGTTCCCAATACGACGCTCGAGGAAGTGGCGAAGGAGGCGGGCGTCACCCGCGGCGCCATCTACTGGCATTTCGCCAACAAGACGGATCTCTTCCTCGCCCTTTACGAGGCCGTGCCGCTGCCTCACGAAGACATGATCGCACGCGAGATCGAAACGGAACCCTTCGACACGCTCGCCATCGTCGAGAGCGCGACCAGCGACTGGTTGACGACCCTGGCCGCGGACGAGCAGCGGCAGCGCATTCTCGCGATCATGCTGCGCTGCGACTACGACAATGACATGTCCGCCGTTCTCGTGCGCCAGCGCGAGATCGATGAGCGCCACGATGCCCTTCTCGAGCTTGCCTTCGCCCGGGCACTGGAAAGGGGCCAGTTGCAGGAGCACTGGGCGCCGCCGACCGCGGCGCGGGCCCTGCGCTGGATGATGATGGGGCTTTGTACCGAATGGCTGCTGTTCGGCCGCCGCTTCGACCTCGTGGCCCAGGGGAGCGAAGCGCTCCAGTCTCTCTTTGCGGGCTTCCGGCGGGTGCCGGCGCGCGGCGATACCTCCCCGCACCTCGGCGCTGGAGCGGAATGA
- a CDS encoding efflux RND transporter permease subunit produces MPSFFIDRPIFAWVVAIFIMIAGIIAIPLLPVSQYPDVAPPQISINTNYPGASSQDTYQSVTRLIEDELNGVEGLLYFESSTSSSGSVSIDATFQPGTDPSQASVDIQNRVQRVEPRLPDPVRQQGVQVDEAGAGFLLIISLTSTDGSMDAIGLGDYLSRNVLSEIQRVPGVGRAQLFATERSMRVWLDPDKMLGLNLTAADVTAAIQAQNAQIASGSIGAQPNPITQQVTAPVVIKGQLSSPEEFGAIVLRANADGSAVRLRDVARLEIGGESYTFSTRLNGSPSAAIAVQLSPSGNAMSTSAAIKARMDELAEFFPEGLEYSVPYDTSPFVAVSIEKVLHTLVEAVGLVFLVMFLFLQNVRYTIIPTIVVPVALLGTCAVMLAMGFSINVLTMFGMVLAIGILVDDAIIVVENVERIMSEEGLTPKDATRKAMKQITGAVIGITLVLASVFIPMAFFPGAVGVIYRQFSLTMVVSILFSALLALSLTPALCASFLKQVPKGHHHAKRGFFGWFNRGFDRTSHGYTRAVGGIVRRTGRFMVIYLALLAGLGWAFLQLPSSFLPDEDQGFVIVMMQLPSEATANRTTEVIEQTETIFGQEKAVDTIVAINGFSFFGSGQNAGLAFVTLKDWSERDADNSAQSIAGRATMAMSQIKDAISFALSPPAIQGLGTTGGFSFRLQDRAGLGQEALAQARDQLLGLASQSKVLTGVRFEGMPDAAQVSVNIDREKANTFGVTFADINSTISTNLGSSYVNDFPNAGRMQRVTVQADETKRMQTADLLNLNVRNSNGGMVPLSAFADVEWVKAPTQTVGYNGYPAVRISGEAAPGYSSGDAIAEMERLVAQLPAGFGYEWTGQSLQEIQSGSQAPLLIALSCLLVFLCLAALYESWSIPVSVIMVVPLGVIGAVLAVTMRDMPNDVYFKVGLIAIIGLSAKNAILIIEFAKELREQGKSLIDSTLEAAHLRFRPILMTSLAFTLGVLPLAIATGASSGSQRAIGTGVMGGMISATVLAIFFVPVFFVFVMKIFERGRAAPEAAKPASETASPAE; encoded by the coding sequence ATGCCCAGTTTTTTCATAGACAGGCCGATCTTTGCCTGGGTGGTGGCGATCTTCATCATGATCGCCGGCATCATCGCTATTCCGCTCCTGCCGGTTTCGCAGTATCCGGATGTCGCACCGCCGCAGATATCGATCAATACCAACTATCCCGGCGCCTCCTCGCAGGACACCTATCAGAGCGTCACGCGGCTGATCGAGGATGAGCTGAACGGCGTCGAGGGGCTGCTTTACTTCGAATCGTCGACCAGCTCCTCCGGCTCGGTCTCGATCGACGCCACCTTCCAGCCGGGCACCGATCCGAGCCAGGCCTCGGTCGACATTCAGAACCGGGTGCAGCGCGTCGAACCGCGCCTGCCCGATCCCGTCAGGCAGCAAGGCGTGCAGGTGGACGAGGCCGGCGCCGGCTTCCTGCTGATCATCTCGCTGACTTCGACCGATGGTTCGATGGACGCCATCGGGCTCGGCGACTATCTCAGCCGCAACGTGCTCAGCGAAATCCAGCGCGTGCCCGGCGTCGGACGCGCCCAGCTCTTTGCGACCGAGCGCTCGATGCGCGTCTGGCTCGACCCCGACAAGATGCTCGGCCTCAACCTGACGGCGGCCGACGTCACGGCAGCGATCCAGGCTCAGAACGCCCAGATCGCCTCGGGCTCGATCGGCGCCCAGCCGAATCCGATCACGCAGCAGGTCACCGCTCCGGTCGTCATCAAGGGTCAGCTTTCGAGCCCGGAGGAATTCGGTGCCATCGTGCTCAGGGCGAATGCCGACGGCTCCGCCGTGCGGCTGCGCGACGTCGCGCGCCTCGAGATCGGCGGCGAAAGCTACACCTTCTCCACCCGACTCAACGGCAGCCCCTCGGCGGCCATCGCCGTGCAGCTCTCTCCGAGCGGCAACGCGATGTCGACCTCGGCAGCGATCAAGGCGCGCATGGACGAACTGGCGGAGTTCTTCCCGGAAGGGCTCGAATATTCGGTCCCCTATGACACCTCGCCCTTCGTCGCGGTGTCGATCGAGAAGGTGCTGCACACCCTCGTCGAGGCCGTCGGCCTCGTCTTCCTGGTAATGTTCCTCTTCCTGCAGAACGTCCGCTACACGATCATTCCCACCATCGTCGTTCCGGTCGCCCTGCTCGGCACCTGCGCCGTCATGCTGGCGATGGGCTTCTCGATCAACGTGCTGACGATGTTCGGCATGGTGCTGGCGATCGGTATTCTCGTCGACGATGCGATCATCGTGGTCGAGAACGTCGAGCGTATCATGTCGGAAGAAGGGCTCACTCCGAAGGATGCAACCCGCAAGGCGATGAAGCAGATCACCGGTGCGGTGATCGGCATCACCCTGGTGCTGGCTTCGGTGTTCATCCCGATGGCCTTCTTCCCGGGCGCCGTCGGCGTGATCTATCGCCAGTTCAGTCTTACCATGGTCGTCTCGATCCTGTTCTCGGCGCTGCTTGCGCTCTCGCTGACGCCGGCGCTTTGCGCAAGCTTCCTCAAGCAGGTTCCGAAGGGTCACCATCACGCCAAGCGCGGCTTCTTCGGCTGGTTCAATCGCGGCTTCGACCGGACGTCGCACGGCTACACGCGCGCCGTCGGAGGCATCGTCAGGCGGACCGGCCGCTTCATGGTCATCTATCTAGCGCTGCTTGCCGGCCTCGGCTGGGCCTTTCTCCAGCTCCCTTCGTCGTTTCTGCCGGACGAGGACCAGGGCTTCGTCATCGTGATGATGCAACTGCCTTCGGAAGCGACTGCAAACCGCACCACGGAGGTGATCGAGCAGACCGAGACCATCTTCGGCCAGGAGAAGGCGGTCGACACGATCGTGGCGATCAACGGCTTCTCGTTTTTCGGCAGCGGGCAGAATGCGGGGCTCGCATTCGTGACGCTCAAGGACTGGAGCGAGCGCGATGCAGACAACTCCGCCCAGTCGATCGCCGGCCGCGCCACGATGGCCATGAGCCAGATAAAGGATGCGATCAGCTTCGCTCTGTCGCCTCCGGCGATCCAGGGGCTCGGGACGACCGGCGGGTTTTCCTTCCGCCTGCAGGACCGTGCGGGTCTCGGTCAAGAGGCGCTGGCGCAAGCGCGCGATCAGCTGCTCGGCCTCGCCTCCCAGAGCAAGGTCCTGACCGGGGTCCGCTTCGAGGGCATGCCCGATGCGGCGCAGGTCAGCGTCAATATCGACCGCGAGAAGGCCAATACCTTCGGCGTGACCTTTGCCGACATCAACTCGACCATCTCGACCAATCTCGGCTCGTCCTATGTCAACGACTTCCCGAATGCCGGCCGCATGCAGCGCGTGACGGTGCAGGCGGACGAGACGAAGCGCATGCAGACGGCGGATCTCCTGAACCTGAACGTCCGCAACTCCAATGGCGGCATGGTTCCGCTTTCGGCCTTTGCGGACGTGGAATGGGTAAAGGCGCCGACGCAAACGGTGGGCTATAATGGTTATCCGGCGGTCCGCATCAGCGGCGAGGCCGCTCCCGGCTACTCCTCCGGCGATGCGATCGCCGAGATGGAGCGCCTGGTGGCCCAGCTTCCCGCGGGCTTCGGCTATGAGTGGACAGGGCAGTCGCTGCAGGAAATCCAGTCGGGCTCGCAGGCGCCGCTCCTGATTGCGCTCTCCTGCCTGCTCGTCTTCCTGTGCCTGGCCGCACTCTATGAGAGCTGGTCCATTCCGGTCTCGGTCATCATGGTCGTGCCGCTCGGCGTCATCGGCGCCGTGCTTGCCGTGACGATGCGCGACATGCCGAACGACGTCTACTTCAAGGTCGGCCTGATCGCGATCATCGGGCTTTCGGCGAAGAACGCGATCCTGATCATCGAGTTCGCCAAGGAACTCCGCGAACAGGGCAAGTCGCTCATCGACTCGACACTGGAGGCTGCGCATCTGCGCTTCCGGCCGATCCTGATGACCTCGCTCGCCTTCACCCTCGGCGTCCTGCCGCTGGCGATCGCGACGGGCGCAAGTTCCGGCAGCCAGCGCGCCATCGGCACGGGGGTCATGGGCGGCATGATCTCGGCGACGGTGCTGGCGATCTTCTTCGTCCCGGTCTTCTTCGTGTTCGTGATGAAGATCTTCGAACGCGGAAGAGCGGCGCCGGAGGCGGCCAAGCCAGCATCCGAAACCGCCAGCCCGGCCGAATAA
- a CDS encoding efflux RND transporter periplasmic adaptor subunit has protein sequence MRLFPFLPPRPARGNSVALRQKLTYIGVCILAFRYFPRRYRLRFTSLLDRAALAKRRDCGRSFDNMDIAMRMNRPILAAALASVIFLAGCQKNEEQQAAAAAPPPSPVAVFTTKAEPLPITNELPGRITATRIAEVRPRISGIVVERVFEQGTMVKEGDVLYRIDPAPFQVKVDSAAATLKRAQAVVDQAKRTADRQSRLKEAQVTAVQQYDDAIAALAQAEADVGIAEAGLAEAKLNLQYTNVTAPISGRIGRALITEGALVNTNDTQNLATIQQLNPIYADFTQSATDLIRLRKALKDGQWMSANNEAEVQLILDDGTPYALKGRLLFSEAAVDATTGQVTLRGEFPNPNNDLLPGMYVRVQIQQGLEKDAITVPQQAVQRNNAGQSQVYVVNADNKVEFRNVTLGRTVGERWQVTSGLKPGEKVIVEGFQKVGPGAPVQPSDWDPNAKPAPEQASASADAGEKPGTEVK, from the coding sequence TTGCGGCTCTTCCCTTTTTTGCCTCCCCGTCCGGCGCGTGGAAACTCTGTTGCACTGCGGCAGAAATTAACATACATTGGCGTCTGTATATTAGCTTTCCGGTATTTTCCACGCCGATACCGGCTCCGCTTCACCTCACTTTTGGACCGCGCAGCGCTTGCGAAACGCCGCGACTGCGGCCGGTCCTTTGACAATATGGACATTGCGATGCGCATGAACCGACCGATATTGGCCGCCGCGCTGGCATCCGTGATTTTTCTCGCGGGCTGCCAGAAGAATGAAGAACAGCAGGCAGCGGCTGCCGCCCCTCCGCCGTCGCCGGTCGCCGTCTTCACGACGAAGGCGGAACCGCTGCCGATCACCAACGAACTGCCCGGCCGCATCACCGCCACCCGCATCGCCGAGGTCCGCCCGCGCATCTCCGGCATCGTTGTCGAGCGCGTGTTCGAGCAGGGCACCATGGTCAAGGAAGGCGACGTGCTCTACCGCATCGACCCGGCACCGTTCCAGGTCAAGGTGGACAGCGCCGCGGCGACGCTGAAGCGCGCTCAGGCGGTGGTCGATCAGGCCAAGCGGACGGCCGACCGCCAGTCGCGGCTGAAGGAGGCGCAGGTCACCGCCGTGCAGCAGTACGACGATGCGATCGCGGCCCTCGCCCAGGCCGAGGCCGATGTCGGCATTGCCGAGGCAGGGCTCGCCGAGGCCAAGCTCAATCTGCAATATACGAACGTCACCGCTCCGATCAGCGGCCGGATCGGCCGGGCGCTGATCACCGAAGGCGCGCTCGTCAACACCAACGACACTCAGAACCTTGCGACGATCCAGCAGCTCAACCCGATCTACGCCGATTTCACCCAGTCGGCGACGGATCTGATCCGCCTGCGCAAAGCGCTCAAGGACGGCCAGTGGATGAGCGCCAACAACGAGGCCGAGGTTCAGCTGATCCTCGACGACGGGACGCCCTACGCCCTCAAGGGCAGGCTGCTCTTCTCAGAGGCCGCCGTCGACGCGACCACGGGCCAGGTGACGCTGCGCGGCGAATTCCCCAACCCGAACAACGATCTGCTGCCGGGCATGTATGTCCGCGTCCAGATCCAGCAGGGTTTGGAAAAGGACGCGATCACCGTCCCGCAGCAGGCCGTGCAGCGCAACAATGCCGGGCAGTCGCAGGTCTATGTCGTGAATGCCGACAACAAGGTTGAATTCCGCAACGTCACGCTCGGACGCACCGTCGGCGAGCGCTGGCAGGTGACCTCCGGCCTGAAACCCGGCGAAAAGGTCATAGTCGAGGGTTTCCAGAAAGTCGGCCCGGGCGCGCCCGTGCAGCCCTCCGACTGGGACCCGAATGCAAAGCCCGCGCCCGAACAGGCCAGCGCTTCGGCCGATGCCGGCGAAAAGCCCGGCACCGAAGTGAAGTGA
- a CDS encoding sn-glycerol-3-phosphate ABC transporter ATP-binding protein UgpC: MGSLQLKTIRKAFGSHEVLKGIDLDVKDGEFVIFVGPSGCGKSTLLRTIAGLEDATSGSVQIDGVEVGHVAPAKRGIAMVFQSYALYPHLTVKDNMGLGLKQAGVPKAEIEEKVAKAAGMLSLEPYLARRPAELSGGQRQRVAIGRAIVREPKLFLFDEPLSNLDAALRVNTRLEIARLHRSLKATMIYVTHDQVEAMTLADKIVVLNAGRIEQVGSPMELYNRPANLFVAGFIGSPQMNFIEAAKLGDAEAKTIGIRPEHIGLSRESGDWKGKVIHVEHLGADTIIYIESEAVGLLTVRLFGEHRYAADDIVHATPVIGSMHRFDADGRVIKSGQ; this comes from the coding sequence GTGGGATCACTTCAACTCAAAACCATCCGCAAGGCCTTCGGCAGTCATGAGGTGCTGAAGGGCATCGACCTGGACGTGAAGGACGGCGAGTTCGTCATCTTCGTCGGTCCGTCCGGCTGCGGAAAGTCGACGCTTCTGCGCACTATCGCCGGCCTCGAGGACGCGACCTCGGGCAGCGTTCAGATCGACGGCGTCGAGGTCGGCCATGTGGCGCCGGCCAAGCGCGGCATCGCCATGGTGTTTCAGTCCTACGCGCTCTATCCGCACCTGACCGTCAAGGACAATATGGGCCTCGGGCTGAAGCAGGCGGGTGTGCCGAAGGCGGAGATCGAAGAAAAGGTCGCCAAGGCGGCCGGCATGCTGTCGCTCGAACCCTATCTCGCCCGCCGTCCGGCCGAGCTTTCCGGCGGCCAGCGTCAGCGCGTGGCGATCGGCCGCGCGATCGTGCGCGAGCCGAAGCTCTTCCTTTTCGACGAGCCGCTGTCGAACCTCGACGCGGCGCTGCGCGTCAACACGCGACTCGAGATCGCCCGCCTTCACCGCAGCCTCAAGGCGACGATGATCTACGTGACCCACGATCAGGTCGAGGCGATGACGCTTGCCGACAAGATCGTCGTGCTGAATGCCGGCCGGATCGAGCAGGTCGGCTCGCCGATGGAGCTCTACAATCGCCCGGCCAACCTTTTCGTCGCCGGCTTCATCGGCTCGCCGCAGATGAATTTCATCGAAGCCGCAAAGCTCGGCGACGCAGAGGCAAAGACGATCGGTATCCGTCCGGAGCATATCGGCCTCTCCCGTGAAAGCGGGGACTGGAAGGGCAAGGTGATCCATGTCGAGCATCTTGGCGCCGACACGATCATCTATATCGAATCGGAGGCGGTCGGCCTGCTGACGGTGCGCCTCTTCGGCGAACACCGCTATGCCGCCGACGACATCGTCCACGCGACGCCGGTAATCGGCAGCATGCACCGCTTCGATGCGGACGGGCGCGTGATCAAGTCGGGTCAGTGA